One part of the Vicia villosa cultivar HV-30 ecotype Madison, WI linkage group LG6, Vvil1.0, whole genome shotgun sequence genome encodes these proteins:
- the LOC131613157 gene encoding amino acid transporter AVT1I-like: MEGEGVARKQNDEDITLNIPLLTEHEENQISGRVSNNNVTTTTSFLKTCFNCLNALTGIGILSVPYALASGGWLSLALLFSIAAIAFYTGLLMKSCMEKHSNIKTYSDIGEFAFGKTGRLLVSISMYTELYLVSTGFLILEGDNLSKLFPIEEFQVAGISIGAKKFFVIFVALIILPTVWLDNLSLLSYVSASGVFATVIIILSITWTATFDGVGFHKKGDIVNWNGIPTAVSLYAFCYCAHPVFPTLYYSMSKKHHFSNVLIVCFVLTTIGYASMAIIGYLMFGSKVESQVTINLPLNKISSRIAIYTTLVNPISKFALMATPITNALKDLLPRTYKNNKVTNIFVSTFLVISNIILALSIPFFGSLMSLVGALLSVTASVLLPCLCYLKISGTYRKFGFETVTIVVVILIAIAMGIFGTCMSVIEIVQNLQ, translated from the exons ATGGAAGGTGAAGGTGTTGCTAGGAAGCAGAATGATGAGGATATCACTCTGAATATTCCTCTACTAACAGAACATGAAGAAAACCAAATTTCTGGGAGGGTTTCCAACAACAATGTCACCACCACTACATCTTTCCTTAAAACTTGTTTCAATTGCCTCAATGCTTTAACAG GAATTGGAATACTATCAGTTCCATATGCTTTAGCCTCTGGAGGGTGGCTAAGTTTAGCACTTTTGTTTTCTATTGCTGCAATAGCATTCTACACTGGTTTATTAATGAAAAGTTGTATGGAAAAACATTCCAACATTAAAACTTATTCTGATATAGGTGAATTTGCATTTGGAAAAACAGGAAGATTATTAGTATCAATATCAATGTATACAGAACTATACTTGGTTTCAACAGGGTTCTTGATTTTAGAAGGAGATAATTTGAGTAAATTATTTCCTATTGAAGAGTTTCAAGTGGCTGGTATATCAATTGGTGCAAAGAAATTCTTTGTGATATTTGTTGCACTAATTATTTTGCCAACGGTTTGGTTGGATAATTTAAGTTTGCTTTCTTATGTATCTGCAAGTGGTGTTTTTGCTACAGTTATaattattttgtcaataacttggACTGCAACATTTGATGGAGTTGGTTTTCACAAAAAGGGTGATATTGTGAATTGGAATGGGATTCCAACAGCTGTTAGCTTGTATGCTTTTTGCTATTGTGCACATCCAGTTTTTCCTACTCTCTACTATTCCATGAGCAAGAAACATCATTTTTCTAAT GTACTTATTGTATGCTTTGTATTAACAACAATTGGTTATGCATCAATGGCTATAATTGGTTACCTAATGTTTGGTTCAAAAGTTGAAtcacaagtaacaatcaatttgccactaaacaaaataagttcaagaaTTGCAATATACACAACTTTGGTGAATCCAATATCAAAGTTTGCTTTGATGGCAACACCAATTACAAATGCTTTGAAAGATTTACTTCCAAGGACATACAAGAATAATAAAGTGACCAATATTTTTGTGAGCACCTTCCTTGTAATTAGCAATATTATTCTTGCATTGAGTATTCCTTTCTTTGGGTCTCTCATGTCATTGGTTGGAGCACTTTTAAGTGTCACTGCTTCTGTTTTGCTTCCTTGTTTGTGTTACTTGAAGATTTCTGGCACTTATAGGAAATTTGGATTTGAAACAGTAACAATAGTGGTGGTAATATTAATTGCTATAGCGATGGGAATATTTGGGACATGTATGTCTGTTATTGAAATAGTACAAAATTTGCAATAG